The genomic DNA AGCTGCTTTTTGTGATGCTAAAAGATGGTTTGAGTTGCATATTTGAGATTTTTAAATCTATATCGCTATCTCTATATTCTATAGGTCTCAACGAAAATACGTTTCCGTGAAACAATGTATACTTTGCCGCAAAAGTTTCATAACAACTTCTATAAATATGAAGGCACCTTTTCTGTCTTCAATGTCCAGCATTTGTCGCTAATTTCAAGTGAACTAATTCATAACTTTTTACCACACCGCATAAATGGCACAAAGCGGCTATGACAACCAATAAATGGAAAAGCTGATGTGAATGACCCcagatatcaaattttcctGGGGCTAATCTCTCTGGAAACCTTATACCATACAAGAAAGCACCTAAAATATAGAATATACCTCCCAAAACTACCCATTTAAGCTGAATTCTTTCGTAAGTTTCCGTGAAACCAAAATATAACACCCCTGCAAATATTGGTAAGACAGCAGATAAACCAAAAGCGACAAATAATGCCGCTCTATACGGTCTCCATTCTCTGGTTCTAAAAGTGTCACCTAGTGAAACAACGGCACACGCTGCTCCGAATGAAAGTGTAACCAAAGTGAACGTATAAAATAGCCATGATGATTCGAAAAATCCATAATATAGGATACTTACCATAGAAGTGACTATCAAAACAACAATACCCAAATAATCTAGCTTGTTTCCAAATGTTGCGACTGCTAGTGAGTGGCACTTCAAACAATGAAATATACTACTCAAAGTCAAGCAAGTGAATGCgccaaagaaaaataaatctATCATAAAATAATCAATAATCCTTGTTGTATCGAATTTTTTAATAgcaaatttatcaaaaagtaACACCGTAAGAAACCAAACTCCGGGTATGAGATGGGTATAAACATTGACGGATTCGTTGTGCAAATAGAATAAACTGTAGAGGCACTCTTTGAGACTATTCGTTTCGCCAATATACCCCCCTAAAATGTGCTCGTTATCCTTTTGCCAGTCAGGAATTTCGTCCCAGGTTAATAGTTCTCTTTCACGCTTGCTTTTACCTCTCATATGCTTCCCTTTTTGTCTATTACTCTTCATAGTATTAATTTCTTGCACcttctcttcttccagGACTGTCGTTGATGAGGAGTTCTGTGATCTCTTTTGTAAATTGTTACCCATCAGGGGTCTTCTTCTGTGGTTAGTTATGTGAAGGTGAGCGAATCAATAGAGTTGAGCTTTATCATGATCCACACATTCTGTAAACGCCATTTATATGTTTCATTTATACAacattcaagaaaaattattaaaaCCTCTTGTAATTTGCTTGTGTGACAATGTTAATGCACTGACATCCACTTTCTAGAAACAGCCGAAGGCcgaattttgaaatccaacagaaaagatatcgaaaaagagaacaaaaacaaattagAAAATGTTTCGGCGCTTAACTGTCTTCCCGTAACATTTcaatcattattttcaaactaacctttatatttttgttgactTTACGCCAAGTATCCTTTATAAACTCTTGGGTAGGTTCTTTCTTCCTAATCGGCGATGAGGTTATAATGCTCGTTTAGAGATTCGCCATTTCAACATGGATAGTATTTAAGTAGTAGCACCAATTCGTGAGATTGTATGGCCCTGAAAGTCAAAATCAAGCACTAT from Zygotorulaspora mrakii chromosome 7, complete sequence includes the following:
- the IZH2 gene encoding PAQR-type receptor (similar to Saccharomyces cerevisiae IZH2 (YOL002C); ancestral locus Anc_6.27), yielding MGNNLQKRSQNSSSTTVLEEEKVQEINTMKSNRQKGKHMRGKSKRERELLTWDEIPDWQKDNEHILGGYIGETNSLKECLYSLFYLHNESVNVYTHLIPGVWFLTVLLFDKFAIKKFDTTRIIDYFMIDLFFFGAFTCLTLSSIFHCLKCHSLAVATFGNKLDYLGIVVLIVTSMVSILYYGFFESSWLFYTFTLVTLSFGAACAVVSLGDTFRTREWRPYRAALFVAFGLSAVLPIFAGVLYFGFTETYERIQLKWVVLGGIFYILGAFLYGIRFPERLAPGKFDIWGHSHQLFHLLVVIAALCHLCGVVKSYELVHLKLATNAGH